A single Ctenopharyngodon idella isolate HZGC_01 chromosome 22, HZGC01, whole genome shotgun sequence DNA region contains:
- the LOC127505043 gene encoding teashirt homolog 2 isoform X2 — MQTEEENSERPTSKDKEDKDIDNKSSYSFQNSPVSVLSNQEVELESRLSDGSDRLSDFKTSPPGSQKDTESQSSKVKDDMHSSLEKMRAAYANFLSDSYWSKIGLDLKVANTGSKANCDSTNGSTKSEFDWHQDALSKTLQQTLSPKPVSKPNLFSSVHLYRQSSKACGAVFTGASRFRCKDCSAAYDTLVELTVHMNKSGHYQDDNHSRQSIASTSSSKNRKRNLQDMEGKEDAQKVLKCMFCGHSFDSLQDLSVHMIKTKHYQKVPLKEPIPVITPKLVPPAKKRAFEATRPCSPDSTTGVSGYSEAQRSSGLANAPNNRYGYQNGASYTWQFETCKSQILKCMECGSSHDTLQQLTTHMMVTGHFIKVTNSASKKGKQLALDPLAIEKMQTLAEPTVNELEGEKVSPKSTASGDSERATPRDMSPDKAEKNGDKDDKQDEEDRKSTDASFKYPYLREEDLEQGSSGGGDILKSLANTVASAINKAQTGTPSWSAYPSIHAAYQLSGVIKTASFSSSPPIQLKQNLNHKHRPIAPKGKFYQGLRGLESFQGRHNSDIKKERGGASDGKESQSSRFDLVENDDSDCQDDSSSSSKLDADCVSEENDTIKGKLSPAFSDRGNPSPSPPASNGHSSSSELVSDSQEVLNINPLSALQSVLNNHLGKANKPRPESFLSHRTQSIFSELSRGLEKPASALSASAAIRASNSFMYTNDDQPIDLTKYKHNKANSSLLLQSSTPVPQKHALSDIADMVKVLPKATTPKPSMPARVPAMKLETDVRRFEDVSSEMYSVHKRKGRQSNWNPQHLLILQAQFASSLFQTSEGKYLLSDLGPQERMHISKFTGLSMTTISHWLANVKYQLRKTGGTKFLKNMDTGHPVFYCNDCASQFRTPSAFISHLENHLGFQIKDMNKLPIEHATKVTEPELSKALNVRPTDSSQITEEESDSKFKCKLCSRTFASNHAVKLHLSKTHSKSPENHSQFVEMDKE, encoded by the coding sequence ATGCAGACAGAGGAGGAGAATTCTGAGAGGCCCACTTCCAAGGACAAAGAAGACAAAGACATAGACAACAAAAGCAGCTACAGCTTCCAGAACTCTCCGGTCAGTGTCCTGTCCAACCAGGAGGTTGAGCTGGAATCCCGTCTGAGCGATGGCAGTGACAGACTGTCTGACTTTAAGACCTCACCACCAGGAAGTCAGAAGGACACAGAGAGCCAGAGCTCAAAAGTGAAGGATGACATGCACAGTAGCCTGGAGAAAATGAGGGCTGCCTATGCCAACTTCCTTTCAGACTCCTACTGGTCAAAGATTGGACTAGATTTGAAGGTTGCGAACACTGGCAGCAAAGCAAACTGTGACAGCACCAACGGGAGCACCAAGAGCGAGTTTGACTGGCACCAGGACGCTCTTTCAAAAACCCTGCAGCAAACGCTGTCCCCGAAACCTGTGTCAAAGCCTAATCTATTCAGCTCCGTCCACCTGTACAGGCAAAGTAGCAAAGCGTGCGGTGCGGTATTTACGGGAGCGAGCCGCTTCCGCTGCAAAGACTGCAGTGCAGCATATGACACCCTGGTGGAGTTGACGGTACACATGAACAAGAGTGGCCACTACCAGGATGACAACCACAGCAGGCAAAGCATCGCCTCCACTTCATCGTCCAAGAACCGGAAGAGGAACCTTCAAGACATGGAAGGCAAGGAAGATGCACAAAAGGTGCTGAAGTGCATGTTCTGTGGCCATTCTTTCGATTCTCTGCAAGACCTAAGCGTCCACATGATCAAAACGAAGCATTACCAGAAAGTGCCTTTGAAAGAACCTATTCCAGTAATCACTCCAAAATTAGTCCCACCAGCAAAGAAACGTGCATTTGAAGCCACGAGGCCTTGTTCGCCTGACTCCACCACAGGGGTCTCGGGTTACAGTGAGGCACAAAGATCGTCCGGCCTTGCCAACGCTCCCAACAACCGCTATGGCTATCAGAACGGTGCTAGTTACACATGGCAGTTTGAGACATGCAAATCTCAGATCCTCAAGTGCATGGAGTGCGGAAGCTCCCACGATACGCTCCAGCAGCTTACCACTCACATGATGGTCACCGGCCACTTCATTAAAGTGACAAATTCGGCCTCCAAGAAAGGCAAACAACTAGCCCTCGATCCTCTAGCGATAGAGAAAATGCAGACACTTGCTGAACCAACAGTGAACGAACTTGAAGGAGAAAAGGTTTCTCCAAAAAGCACAGCATCTGGTGATTCTGAGAGGGCCACTCCAAGGGATATGTCACCAGACAAAGCTGAGAAAAATGGAGACAAGGACGACAAACAAGACGAGGAGGACCGGAAGTCCACCGACGCCAGTTTCAAGTATCCGTACTTGCGAGAAGAAGACCTTGAGCAGGGGTCCAGCGGAGGCGGTGACATTCTCAAGTCTTTAGCAAATACGGTGGCTTCGGCAATCAATAAAGCTCAAACAGGGACTCCCAGCTGGAGCGCTTACCCCAGCATTCATGCAGCATACCAGCTATCAGGGGTGATCAAGACTGCCTCCTTTTCCTCTTCTCCTCCCATCCAGCTAAAGCAGAATCTCAACCACAAGCACAGACCCATCGCACCCAAGGGGAAGTTCTATCAGGGACTTCGGGGACTTGAAAGTTTCCAGGGACGTCACAATTCGGACATCAAAAAGGAGAGGGGTGGCGCATCTGACGGCAAAGAGAGCCAGAGCAGTAGGTTTGATCTGGTGGAGAACGATGACAGTGATTGTCAAGATgattcctcctcctcttcaaaGCTAGATGCAGACTGTGTAAGTGAAGAGAATGACACAATCAAAGGGAAGTTGAGCCCAGCTTTCTCTGACAGAGGGAACCCGTCACCTAGCCCCCCTGCCAGCAATGGGCACAGCAGTTCTTCAGAGCTTGTCAGCGACTCCCAGGAAGTCCTTAACATAAACCCTCTAAGCGCACTACAGTCTGTCTTGAACAATCATTTGGGTAAAGCAAACAAGCCCAGGCCCGAAAGCTTCCTGTCCCATCGCACACAATCCATTTTTTCAGAACTGAGTAGGGGTTTAGAGAAACCAGCTTCAGCACTCTCCGCATCTGCTGCCATCAGGGCCAGCAATAGCTTCATGTACACAAATGACGACCAGCCAATAGACTTGACGAAATACAAACACAACAAAGCAAACTCTTCCCTCTTACTGCAGTCCTCCACTCCAGTGCCCCAGAAACATGCTCTCTCTGACATTGCTGACATGGTGAAGGTTCTTCCAAAAGCCACAACCCCAAAGCCCTCAATGCCAGCGAGAGTGCCTGCCATGAAGCTGGAGACGGACGTGCGGCGGTTCGAAGACGTCTCCAGCGAGATGTACTCGGTTCACAAGCGTAAAGGTCGACAGTCCAACTGGAACCCCCAGCATCTGCTCATACTTCAAGCCCAGTTCGCCTCCAGCCTATTTCAGACCTCTGAGGGCAAGTATCTCCTCTCAGACCTCGGCCCGCAGGAGAGGATGCACATCTCCAAGTTCACCGGGCTTTCCATGACCACCATCAGCCACTGGCTCGCCAACGTGAAGTACCAGCTTAGAAAAACGGGAGGGACCAAGTTTTTGAAGAACATGGACACTGGCCATCCGGTTTTCTACTGCAATGACTGTGCATCGCAATTCAGAACGCCCTCTGCGTTTATATCCCATCTTGAGAACCACCTGGGTTTCCAAATCAAGGACATGAACAAACTACCCATAGAACACGCGACTAAAGTAACAGAGCCCGAACTTTCAAAGGCGCTCAATGTCCGGCCGACAGATTCTTCTCAGATCACAGAAGAGGAATCTGACTCAAAGTTCAAATGCAAGCTTTGCAGTCGGACATTTGCCAGCAATCACGCGGTCAAACTTCACTTAAGTAAAACTCACAGTAAATCCCCTGAGAATCATTCACAGTTTGTGGAAATGGACAAAGAGTAG
- the LOC127505043 gene encoding teashirt homolog 2 isoform X1, whose translation MPRRKQQAPKRAAAYEPDDDVGVQESIAGEEEGENEMQTEEENSERPTSKDKEDKDIDNKSSYSFQNSPVSVLSNQEVELESRLSDGSDRLSDFKTSPPGSQKDTESQSSKVKDDMHSSLEKMRAAYANFLSDSYWSKIGLDLKVANTGSKANCDSTNGSTKSEFDWHQDALSKTLQQTLSPKPVSKPNLFSSVHLYRQSSKACGAVFTGASRFRCKDCSAAYDTLVELTVHMNKSGHYQDDNHSRQSIASTSSSKNRKRNLQDMEGKEDAQKVLKCMFCGHSFDSLQDLSVHMIKTKHYQKVPLKEPIPVITPKLVPPAKKRAFEATRPCSPDSTTGVSGYSEAQRSSGLANAPNNRYGYQNGASYTWQFETCKSQILKCMECGSSHDTLQQLTTHMMVTGHFIKVTNSASKKGKQLALDPLAIEKMQTLAEPTVNELEGEKVSPKSTASGDSERATPRDMSPDKAEKNGDKDDKQDEEDRKSTDASFKYPYLREEDLEQGSSGGGDILKSLANTVASAINKAQTGTPSWSAYPSIHAAYQLSGVIKTASFSSSPPIQLKQNLNHKHRPIAPKGKFYQGLRGLESFQGRHNSDIKKERGGASDGKESQSSRFDLVENDDSDCQDDSSSSSKLDADCVSEENDTIKGKLSPAFSDRGNPSPSPPASNGHSSSSELVSDSQEVLNINPLSALQSVLNNHLGKANKPRPESFLSHRTQSIFSELSRGLEKPASALSASAAIRASNSFMYTNDDQPIDLTKYKHNKANSSLLLQSSTPVPQKHALSDIADMVKVLPKATTPKPSMPARVPAMKLETDVRRFEDVSSEMYSVHKRKGRQSNWNPQHLLILQAQFASSLFQTSEGKYLLSDLGPQERMHISKFTGLSMTTISHWLANVKYQLRKTGGTKFLKNMDTGHPVFYCNDCASQFRTPSAFISHLENHLGFQIKDMNKLPIEHATKVTEPELSKALNVRPTDSSQITEEESDSKFKCKLCSRTFASNHAVKLHLSKTHSKSPENHSQFVEMDKE comes from the coding sequence CATACGAGCCAGATGACGATGTCGGTGTCCAAGAGTCGATCGCAGGGGAGGAGGAAGGCGAAAATGAAATGCAGACAGAGGAGGAGAATTCTGAGAGGCCCACTTCCAAGGACAAAGAAGACAAAGACATAGACAACAAAAGCAGCTACAGCTTCCAGAACTCTCCGGTCAGTGTCCTGTCCAACCAGGAGGTTGAGCTGGAATCCCGTCTGAGCGATGGCAGTGACAGACTGTCTGACTTTAAGACCTCACCACCAGGAAGTCAGAAGGACACAGAGAGCCAGAGCTCAAAAGTGAAGGATGACATGCACAGTAGCCTGGAGAAAATGAGGGCTGCCTATGCCAACTTCCTTTCAGACTCCTACTGGTCAAAGATTGGACTAGATTTGAAGGTTGCGAACACTGGCAGCAAAGCAAACTGTGACAGCACCAACGGGAGCACCAAGAGCGAGTTTGACTGGCACCAGGACGCTCTTTCAAAAACCCTGCAGCAAACGCTGTCCCCGAAACCTGTGTCAAAGCCTAATCTATTCAGCTCCGTCCACCTGTACAGGCAAAGTAGCAAAGCGTGCGGTGCGGTATTTACGGGAGCGAGCCGCTTCCGCTGCAAAGACTGCAGTGCAGCATATGACACCCTGGTGGAGTTGACGGTACACATGAACAAGAGTGGCCACTACCAGGATGACAACCACAGCAGGCAAAGCATCGCCTCCACTTCATCGTCCAAGAACCGGAAGAGGAACCTTCAAGACATGGAAGGCAAGGAAGATGCACAAAAGGTGCTGAAGTGCATGTTCTGTGGCCATTCTTTCGATTCTCTGCAAGACCTAAGCGTCCACATGATCAAAACGAAGCATTACCAGAAAGTGCCTTTGAAAGAACCTATTCCAGTAATCACTCCAAAATTAGTCCCACCAGCAAAGAAACGTGCATTTGAAGCCACGAGGCCTTGTTCGCCTGACTCCACCACAGGGGTCTCGGGTTACAGTGAGGCACAAAGATCGTCCGGCCTTGCCAACGCTCCCAACAACCGCTATGGCTATCAGAACGGTGCTAGTTACACATGGCAGTTTGAGACATGCAAATCTCAGATCCTCAAGTGCATGGAGTGCGGAAGCTCCCACGATACGCTCCAGCAGCTTACCACTCACATGATGGTCACCGGCCACTTCATTAAAGTGACAAATTCGGCCTCCAAGAAAGGCAAACAACTAGCCCTCGATCCTCTAGCGATAGAGAAAATGCAGACACTTGCTGAACCAACAGTGAACGAACTTGAAGGAGAAAAGGTTTCTCCAAAAAGCACAGCATCTGGTGATTCTGAGAGGGCCACTCCAAGGGATATGTCACCAGACAAAGCTGAGAAAAATGGAGACAAGGACGACAAACAAGACGAGGAGGACCGGAAGTCCACCGACGCCAGTTTCAAGTATCCGTACTTGCGAGAAGAAGACCTTGAGCAGGGGTCCAGCGGAGGCGGTGACATTCTCAAGTCTTTAGCAAATACGGTGGCTTCGGCAATCAATAAAGCTCAAACAGGGACTCCCAGCTGGAGCGCTTACCCCAGCATTCATGCAGCATACCAGCTATCAGGGGTGATCAAGACTGCCTCCTTTTCCTCTTCTCCTCCCATCCAGCTAAAGCAGAATCTCAACCACAAGCACAGACCCATCGCACCCAAGGGGAAGTTCTATCAGGGACTTCGGGGACTTGAAAGTTTCCAGGGACGTCACAATTCGGACATCAAAAAGGAGAGGGGTGGCGCATCTGACGGCAAAGAGAGCCAGAGCAGTAGGTTTGATCTGGTGGAGAACGATGACAGTGATTGTCAAGATgattcctcctcctcttcaaaGCTAGATGCAGACTGTGTAAGTGAAGAGAATGACACAATCAAAGGGAAGTTGAGCCCAGCTTTCTCTGACAGAGGGAACCCGTCACCTAGCCCCCCTGCCAGCAATGGGCACAGCAGTTCTTCAGAGCTTGTCAGCGACTCCCAGGAAGTCCTTAACATAAACCCTCTAAGCGCACTACAGTCTGTCTTGAACAATCATTTGGGTAAAGCAAACAAGCCCAGGCCCGAAAGCTTCCTGTCCCATCGCACACAATCCATTTTTTCAGAACTGAGTAGGGGTTTAGAGAAACCAGCTTCAGCACTCTCCGCATCTGCTGCCATCAGGGCCAGCAATAGCTTCATGTACACAAATGACGACCAGCCAATAGACTTGACGAAATACAAACACAACAAAGCAAACTCTTCCCTCTTACTGCAGTCCTCCACTCCAGTGCCCCAGAAACATGCTCTCTCTGACATTGCTGACATGGTGAAGGTTCTTCCAAAAGCCACAACCCCAAAGCCCTCAATGCCAGCGAGAGTGCCTGCCATGAAGCTGGAGACGGACGTGCGGCGGTTCGAAGACGTCTCCAGCGAGATGTACTCGGTTCACAAGCGTAAAGGTCGACAGTCCAACTGGAACCCCCAGCATCTGCTCATACTTCAAGCCCAGTTCGCCTCCAGCCTATTTCAGACCTCTGAGGGCAAGTATCTCCTCTCAGACCTCGGCCCGCAGGAGAGGATGCACATCTCCAAGTTCACCGGGCTTTCCATGACCACCATCAGCCACTGGCTCGCCAACGTGAAGTACCAGCTTAGAAAAACGGGAGGGACCAAGTTTTTGAAGAACATGGACACTGGCCATCCGGTTTTCTACTGCAATGACTGTGCATCGCAATTCAGAACGCCCTCTGCGTTTATATCCCATCTTGAGAACCACCTGGGTTTCCAAATCAAGGACATGAACAAACTACCCATAGAACACGCGACTAAAGTAACAGAGCCCGAACTTTCAAAGGCGCTCAATGTCCGGCCGACAGATTCTTCTCAGATCACAGAAGAGGAATCTGACTCAAAGTTCAAATGCAAGCTTTGCAGTCGGACATTTGCCAGCAATCACGCGGTCAAACTTCACTTAAGTAAAACTCACAGTAAATCCCCTGAGAATCATTCACAGTTTGTGGAAATGGACAAAGAGTAG